In uncultured Draconibacterium sp., one genomic interval encodes:
- a CDS encoding alcohol dehydrogenase catalytic domain-containing protein, which produces MKAVVLTGIRQMKLTETADPELTNESDVKIKISTVGVCGSDIHYYSEGKIGSQVVEYPFKVGHECSGVIVETGKAVTNVQVGDLVVVDPSVHCGTCDQCLAGRPHTCRNNKFLGCPGQIEGCLSEYIIMPSFTCFPVTDKLNARQAALIEPLSIGVYAVKLAHIQKKKTSVGIFGAGPIGLSILLKLVADEINNVGVIEPLDYRLSKADEIGASWLINPTNEDVEAAVQKQEELLLDVVFEASGEQEAVNNAIKILKPGGKLVLVGIPPDARYVFDMDLMRRKELTVINVRRQNHCVEEAIELVISGTVQVSKMVTHEFTLEETPVAFDMVEGYKFGAIKAMINF; this is translated from the coding sequence ATGAAAGCAGTAGTATTAACCGGTATCCGGCAGATGAAGTTAACAGAGACCGCTGATCCTGAGTTAACCAACGAGAGCGATGTTAAGATAAAAATCTCAACCGTTGGGGTCTGTGGATCAGATATTCATTATTACTCGGAAGGAAAGATCGGCTCGCAAGTAGTTGAATACCCGTTTAAAGTAGGGCACGAGTGCTCGGGGGTAATTGTTGAAACAGGTAAAGCTGTAACAAATGTACAAGTTGGCGACCTGGTGGTTGTTGATCCGTCGGTGCATTGCGGCACTTGTGATCAGTGTTTAGCCGGCCGCCCGCATACGTGCCGGAATAATAAGTTTTTAGGCTGCCCCGGACAAATTGAAGGATGTTTGTCGGAATATATTATTATGCCATCGTTTACTTGTTTCCCGGTTACCGATAAATTGAATGCCAGGCAGGCAGCATTAATCGAACCACTTTCAATTGGAGTATATGCTGTTAAGCTGGCTCATATTCAGAAAAAGAAAACATCGGTTGGAATTTTTGGGGCCGGTCCGATTGGTTTGAGTATTCTGCTAAAATTGGTGGCCGACGAAATAAACAATGTAGGAGTTATTGAGCCACTGGATTACCGCTTGAGTAAAGCCGATGAAATTGGTGCATCGTGGTTAATAAATCCTACGAATGAAGATGTGGAAGCTGCTGTGCAAAAACAGGAAGAACTTTTGCTTGATGTGGTTTTTGAAGCCAGTGGCGAACAGGAAGCAGTAAATAATGCCATTAAAATTCTGAAACCGGGAGGAAAACTGGTATTGGTTGGTATTCCGCCGGATGCGCGATATGTTTTCGATATGGATTTAATGCGCCGAAAGGAATTAACAGTAATAAATGTACGCCGTCAAAACCATTGTGTTGAAGAGGCCATCGAGCTGGTAATTTCCGGAACGGTGCAAGTTTCAAAAATGGTGACGCACGAATTTACACTGGAAGAAACGCCGGTGGCTTTCGATATGGTTGAGGGGTATAAATTTGGAGCAATAAAGGCAATGATAAATTTCTAA
- the gnd gene encoding decarboxylating NADP(+)-dependent phosphogluconate dehydrogenase, with protein sequence MKKLADIGLIGLAVMGENLVLNMESKGYTVAVYNRTVEKVDKFVNGRGAGKNFIGAHSIEDFCATLEKPRKVMMLVKAGQPVDDFIDMVIPHLEPGDIIIDGGNSHFPDTIRRTNYVESKGLLYIGTGVSGGEEGALKGPSIMPGGSPAAWPHVKEIFQAVSAKVESGEACCDWVGEGGAGHFVKMVHNGIEYGDMQIITEAYQLMKELLGMSNDEMHEVFTKWNEGILDSYLIEITRDILGYKDENGEETVEMILDTAGQKGTGKWTGISALDLGIPLTLIGESVFARCLSAQKDLRVQASKVIEGPKPEFKGDKQQFIDDIESALLGAKIISYAQGYNLMMEAASEHGWNLNYGGIALMWRGGCIIRSVFLADIKKAFDNNPELPNLLLDPFFKQKVEEAQAGWRRVCATALANGIPVPALTSALCYFDGFRSERLPANLLQAQRDYFGAHTYERVDKPRGEFFHTNWTGRGGNTASSTYNV encoded by the coding sequence ATGAAGAAATTAGCAGACATTGGTTTGATCGGGTTAGCCGTAATGGGCGAAAACCTGGTGCTAAACATGGAAAGCAAAGGCTACACCGTGGCCGTATACAACCGTACGGTTGAGAAGGTTGACAAATTTGTAAATGGCAGAGGAGCCGGCAAAAACTTTATTGGAGCACACTCAATTGAAGATTTTTGTGCCACGTTGGAAAAGCCGCGTAAAGTAATGATGCTGGTAAAAGCCGGTCAACCGGTTGATGACTTTATCGATATGGTTATCCCCCATCTTGAGCCGGGCGATATTATTATCGATGGCGGAAATTCACATTTCCCCGATACAATCCGTCGTACAAATTATGTGGAAAGCAAAGGATTATTATACATCGGAACGGGTGTTTCAGGTGGCGAAGAAGGTGCATTAAAAGGCCCGTCTATCATGCCGGGTGGATCGCCTGCTGCATGGCCGCATGTCAAAGAGATTTTCCAGGCTGTATCGGCAAAAGTTGAAAGTGGCGAAGCTTGTTGCGACTGGGTTGGCGAAGGTGGTGCCGGCCATTTTGTAAAAATGGTACACAACGGAATCGAATATGGCGATATGCAGATTATCACCGAGGCCTACCAGTTAATGAAAGAATTGCTGGGAATGAGCAACGATGAAATGCACGAAGTATTCACAAAATGGAACGAAGGTATTTTAGATAGTTACCTTATTGAAATTACACGCGATATTTTAGGTTATAAAGATGAAAACGGCGAGGAAACTGTTGAAATGATCCTTGACACTGCCGGACAAAAAGGTACCGGAAAATGGACAGGTATTTCAGCACTTGATCTGGGTATTCCTTTAACCTTGATCGGCGAATCGGTTTTTGCCCGTTGTCTATCGGCCCAGAAAGATCTGCGCGTTCAGGCATCAAAAGTAATTGAAGGCCCCAAACCGGAGTTTAAAGGTGATAAACAACAATTTATCGACGATATTGAAAGTGCATTGTTAGGTGCAAAAATAATTTCGTACGCACAAGGTTATAACCTGATGATGGAAGCTGCCAGCGAACACGGCTGGAACCTGAATTACGGTGGAATTGCCCTGATGTGGCGTGGTGGTTGTATTATTCGTTCGGTTTTCCTTGCAGATATCAAGAAAGCATTTGATAACAATCCGGAGTTGCCAAACTTACTACTCGATCCTTTCTTCAAACAAAAAGTTGAAGAAGCCCAGGCAGGCTGGCGTCGTGTTTGTGCAACTGCATTGGCAAACGGTATTCCTGTACCTGCACTAACTTCGGCACTGTGTTACTTCGATGGTTTCCGCAGCGAACGTTTGCCTGCCAACTTACTTCAGGCACAACGCGACTATTTCGGAGCACATACCTACGAAAGAGTTGATAAACCACGTGGCGAATTTTTCCACACCAACTGGACAGGCCGTGGTGGCAATACAGCATCGTCAACTTACAACGTATAA
- the pdxB gene encoding 4-phosphoerythronate dehydrogenase PdxB, with the protein MKHIRRSIETMKIIIDNKIPYIKGALEPFAEVVYLPGSETTPEVVKDADAIITRTRTICNEKLLRGSKVKYIATATIGFDHIDTDYCKQTGIEWTNAPGCNAESVNQYIASALCSWAMRKRTDLTGLTIGIVGVGNVGKRIEKTCKILGMNVLLNDPPRERTEGSSEFVSLETIQNEADIITFHVPLNMTGEDATFHMVDEDFLQNLRKNPLIINSCRGEVCDSEAIYNAIEASDIKGFIADCWENEPDINLDLLNLCEYGTPHIAGYSKDGKANGTKMSVQAISRFFDLGINNWAPTDVELPATTIIKIDGNQRREYSVLAEAILSTYDIENDDDDLRDSPLKFEQLRGDYPVRREFNTYTIEAKNIEIKTLEKLKELGFQIKNK; encoded by the coding sequence ATGAAACACATTAGGCGCAGCATTGAAACGATGAAAATAATTATTGACAATAAAATACCATACATAAAAGGTGCACTTGAACCTTTTGCCGAAGTTGTCTACCTTCCGGGAAGTGAAACTACTCCCGAAGTTGTAAAAGATGCAGACGCAATTATTACACGAACAAGAACCATTTGCAATGAGAAATTGCTTCGGGGTTCGAAAGTAAAATATATAGCTACGGCAACTATTGGTTTCGATCACATCGATACGGATTATTGCAAGCAAACAGGAATTGAATGGACAAATGCGCCAGGATGTAACGCAGAGAGTGTTAATCAATACATTGCTTCTGCGTTATGCTCATGGGCAATGCGCAAAAGAACAGATCTTACAGGATTAACAATCGGAATTGTTGGCGTAGGAAATGTTGGGAAACGCATTGAAAAAACCTGCAAAATTCTTGGAATGAATGTTCTGTTGAACGACCCTCCACGTGAACGAACAGAAGGAAGTAGCGAATTTGTTTCGCTGGAGACAATTCAAAACGAAGCCGACATTATTACCTTTCATGTTCCTTTAAACATGACCGGCGAAGATGCTACTTTTCATATGGTAGATGAAGACTTTTTGCAAAACCTCAGGAAAAATCCGTTAATAATAAATTCGTGTCGTGGTGAAGTTTGTGATTCAGAAGCCATCTACAATGCCATTGAAGCGAGTGATATCAAAGGTTTTATTGCCGATTGCTGGGAGAATGAACCGGATATAAATCTCGATCTGTTAAACCTTTGTGAGTACGGCACACCGCACATTGCAGGCTATTCAAAAGACGGGAAAGCCAACGGAACAAAAATGAGTGTACAGGCCATTAGCCGTTTTTTTGATTTGGGCATCAACAATTGGGCACCAACTGATGTTGAACTACCTGCAACTACAATCATTAAAATTGATGGCAACCAACGTCGTGAATATTCCGTTTTGGCAGAAGCCATTTTGAGCACTTATGATATTGAAAACGATGACGACGACCTTCGGGATTCACCGCTTAAGTTTGAACAATTGCGGGGTGATTATCCAGTTCGTCGGGAGTTTAATACGTATACCATCGAAGCAAAAAATATTGAAATAAAAACTTTGGAAAAACTGAAAGAATTAGGATTTCAAATTAAAAACAAATAA
- a CDS encoding Gfo/Idh/MocA family oxidoreductase: MKSINWGIIGVGNVTEVKSGPAFYKVENSKLVAVMRRNKEKAEDYARRHNVPKWYSDGSALINDPEVDAVYIATPPDTHASYAIEALKAGKPVYVEKPMARNYAECLEMLQVAEKTKTPLWVAYYRRTLPAFLKVKELVENGSIGKPLMVNIKLYKQAPEANQRPEEMHWHVFPEIAGGGHFFDLASHQLDYLDFVFGKITEVKGQAVNQAGLYPAEDTVTGVWTHESGVVGTGSWCFVVDENSEEDYIQIIGEKGEICLPCFNHGDLIVKNQKGTEKLSFDNPQHISQNLVEQLVNELLGDGKCVSTGKSAARTSWVLDEMVKDYYNETH, encoded by the coding sequence ATGAAAAGCATCAATTGGGGAATAATCGGTGTTGGCAATGTAACTGAAGTAAAAAGTGGACCGGCTTTCTACAAGGTCGAAAACTCAAAACTGGTTGCCGTTATGCGCCGAAATAAGGAAAAGGCTGAAGATTATGCTCGTCGCCATAATGTTCCGAAATGGTACAGTGATGGTTCGGCATTGATCAACGATCCCGAAGTGGATGCCGTTTATATTGCCACTCCTCCCGATACACATGCATCGTACGCCATTGAGGCCTTAAAAGCCGGGAAACCGGTTTACGTTGAAAAACCCATGGCGCGCAATTATGCCGAATGTTTGGAGATGCTTCAAGTTGCTGAGAAAACAAAAACTCCGTTGTGGGTGGCTTACTACCGACGAACTTTACCTGCGTTTTTGAAAGTAAAAGAACTGGTAGAGAATGGAAGTATTGGCAAGCCGTTAATGGTGAATATTAAATTGTATAAACAAGCTCCCGAAGCCAACCAAAGACCGGAAGAAATGCACTGGCATGTTTTCCCGGAGATTGCCGGTGGCGGACATTTTTTCGATCTGGCATCACACCAACTGGATTACCTTGATTTTGTTTTTGGAAAAATCACCGAGGTAAAAGGACAAGCTGTTAATCAAGCGGGCCTCTACCCTGCCGAAGATACGGTTACCGGAGTCTGGACACACGAATCGGGGGTTGTTGGAACCGGAAGCTGGTGTTTTGTTGTTGATGAAAACTCGGAGGAAGATTATATTCAAATTATTGGAGAAAAAGGCGAAATTTGTTTGCCTTGTTTCAACCATGGCGACCTTATTGTAAAAAACCAAAAAGGAACAGAAAAGCTAAGTTTTGATAATCCGCAGCACATCTCGCAAAACCTTGTTGAACAGCTTGTAAATGAATTACTGGGAGATGGCAAATGTGTGAGCACCGGCAAATCGGCAGCACGCACCAGTTGGGTCCTTGATGAGATGGTCAAAGATTATTACAATGAAACACATTAG
- a CDS encoding lactate racemase domain-containing protein, producing MIYFEKGSAETALSADDLKNGLFAAFEKIGAKQKVLAVPPDYTRLPSRAGELTEFTWEYFGERLTDVLPALGTHTPMTMEQISHMFGKMPTELIRDHDWRNDVITLGTVPAEFVKEVSEGAVNYSWPAQVNKILVEGNYDLILSIGQVVPHEVVGMANYNKNIFVGTGGAEGINKSHYIGAAYGMERMMGRADTPVRKIFNYASEHFSNHLPIVYVQTVVGLNQDGKLQTYGLFIGDDFEVFDKAAKLSLEVNFEMVEKPIKKAVVWLDPTEFKSTWLGNKSIYRTRMALADGAELIVLAPALKEFGEDTQIDALIRKYGYFGTPHTLKLVKENEDLQNSLGAAAHLIHGSSEGRFNITYCPGKKEGNLTQQEIESVGFKYGDYDDVTAKYDPGKLKDGFNTMPDGEEIFYISNPAIGLWAYRERFDY from the coding sequence ATGATATATTTCGAAAAAGGTTCTGCCGAAACGGCCCTCAGTGCTGATGATCTGAAAAATGGTCTTTTCGCTGCCTTTGAAAAAATAGGAGCCAAACAAAAGGTTTTGGCTGTTCCTCCCGATTACACGCGTCTCCCCTCGCGTGCGGGCGAGCTGACCGAATTTACATGGGAGTATTTTGGTGAACGGTTAACCGATGTACTTCCGGCGTTGGGAACGCACACGCCTATGACGATGGAGCAAATCAGCCACATGTTTGGGAAAATGCCAACTGAACTGATTCGCGACCACGACTGGCGAAACGATGTGATTACACTGGGCACCGTTCCTGCTGAATTTGTCAAAGAAGTTTCGGAAGGAGCTGTCAATTATTCGTGGCCGGCACAGGTAAACAAAATTCTGGTTGAAGGCAATTACGATCTGATTCTATCAATTGGTCAGGTTGTTCCGCACGAAGTGGTTGGGATGGCCAATTACAATAAAAATATATTTGTAGGAACCGGTGGTGCCGAAGGCATTAACAAAAGCCACTACATTGGCGCTGCCTATGGTATGGAACGTATGATGGGCCGTGCCGATACGCCTGTTCGGAAGATTTTTAATTATGCCTCTGAACATTTTTCAAACCACCTGCCAATTGTTTATGTGCAAACGGTGGTTGGCTTAAACCAGGACGGCAAACTACAAACTTACGGGCTTTTTATCGGCGACGATTTTGAGGTTTTTGATAAAGCGGCAAAACTTTCGCTGGAAGTAAACTTCGAAATGGTAGAAAAACCAATCAAAAAAGCTGTGGTCTGGCTCGATCCTACCGAATTTAAAAGTACCTGGCTGGGTAACAAAAGTATCTATCGTACGCGCATGGCATTGGCCGATGGCGCTGAATTGATCGTTTTGGCTCCTGCCTTAAAAGAATTTGGTGAAGATACACAAATTGATGCTCTCATCCGCAAATACGGGTACTTTGGGACACCTCACACTTTAAAACTGGTGAAAGAGAACGAAGATCTGCAGAATAGCTTGGGAGCAGCAGCCCACCTTATACATGGCTCGTCTGAAGGTCGTTTTAACATCACCTACTGCCCCGGAAAGAAAGAGGGCAATCTGACACAACAGGAAATAGAAAGTGTCGGTTTCAAATATGGGGATTACGATGACGTAACAGCCAAATATGATCCTGGAAAACTAAAAGACGGATTCAATACGATGCCCGATGGTGAAGAAATTTTTTATATTTCGAATCCTGCAATTGGATTATGGGCATACCGAGAACGCTTTGATTATTAG
- a CDS encoding PfkB family carbohydrate kinase: MKLKQNCKYAMLVPTSMGTRITPENGQPVHSSDKFTLYVTSAETNVASISSYLGLPVKVLTTFVKDSPIAKLIQSNLKSRHMDYEGPEVEQGNPWGYRHQINIADSGYGSRGPRVFNDRAGEVGRTLNVKDFDLERIFGEEGVQLVHLSGLIGALSPETTQFCLEVARVAKKHGTKISFDLNYRASFWKGREEQLRKDFTEIASVSDILIGNEEDFQLCFGIEGPPAGGEGLHAKIDGFKGLITRVKETFPNASVFATTLREVISVNEHHWGAIMLEGDNWHVVEPRTIHVLDRIGGGDGFVGGMLYGILKDWEPGKWPQFGWATGALATTFLTDYVQPADEEQVWSVWGGNARVKR, from the coding sequence ATGAAACTGAAACAAAATTGTAAATATGCCATGCTGGTTCCAACAAGTATGGGAACACGCATTACACCGGAAAACGGTCAACCGGTTCACTCAAGCGATAAATTCACTTTGTACGTTACCAGTGCCGAGACCAATGTTGCAAGCATCTCATCGTACCTGGGATTGCCGGTTAAAGTGTTGACTACATTTGTAAAAGATAGTCCCATTGCAAAACTTATTCAGAGCAATTTAAAATCCCGACACATGGACTACGAGGGTCCGGAGGTGGAACAAGGAAATCCGTGGGGTTACCGCCACCAGATAAATATTGCCGACAGTGGATACGGCAGCCGCGGACCACGTGTATTTAACGACCGCGCCGGTGAAGTTGGCCGTACATTAAATGTAAAGGACTTCGATCTGGAACGGATTTTCGGAGAAGAAGGTGTGCAACTCGTACACCTGTCAGGATTAATTGGTGCACTCTCGCCCGAAACTACACAGTTTTGCCTTGAAGTAGCAAGAGTCGCAAAAAAACACGGTACTAAAATTTCGTTCGACCTGAATTATCGGGCTTCATTCTGGAAAGGCCGCGAAGAACAGCTTCGAAAAGACTTTACTGAAATTGCATCGGTTTCTGATATTCTTATCGGTAACGAAGAAGATTTCCAGCTTTGTTTTGGAATAGAAGGACCTCCAGCCGGAGGCGAAGGTTTACATGCCAAAATTGATGGTTTTAAAGGACTTATTACCCGCGTAAAAGAAACCTTTCCAAACGCATCGGTTTTTGCAACCACCTTACGAGAAGTTATCAGCGTAAACGAACACCATTGGGGAGCGATTATGCTGGAAGGCGATAACTGGCATGTAGTTGAACCACGTACCATCCACGTACTCGACCGCATTGGTGGTGGCGACGGTTTTGTTGGAGGAATGCTGTATGGTATCTTAAAAGACTGGGAACCTGGAAAATGGCCACAATTTGGCTGGGCAACAGGAGCATTGGCTACCACTTTTTTAACCGACTATGTACAACCTGCCGACGAAGAACAGGTGTGGAGCGTTTGGGGCGGTAATGCACGTGTTAAACGCTGA
- a CDS encoding SDR family oxidoreductase: MQALSFNDLKDKVCVITGGAGVLGTAMVKAIASVGTKIAIADINKEVADKVAAEIAAESGAEVIGVAANVLDKESLEFAKTEINKRLGPIDILINGAGGNSPQATTKVETITEDNIDNLEDTFYGLEMEGFDKVFALNFKGTLLPTMVFTRDMLENRKGVVLNVSSMNSYKPLTKIPAYSAAKASINNFTEWLSVHLAKVGIRVNAIAPGFFITHQNRFLVMDEKTGNYSPRGQKIVDNTPMGKFGEPEDLQGATLFLISDVSNFITGIVIPVDGGYSAFGGV; the protein is encoded by the coding sequence ATGCAGGCACTATCATTTAACGATTTAAAAGACAAAGTATGCGTAATTACCGGTGGCGCTGGAGTTTTGGGAACCGCCATGGTAAAAGCAATTGCATCGGTTGGCACCAAAATCGCCATCGCCGATATTAATAAAGAAGTAGCCGATAAAGTTGCTGCCGAGATCGCGGCAGAATCAGGAGCTGAAGTAATTGGTGTTGCTGCCAATGTGCTCGATAAAGAATCGCTTGAGTTTGCCAAAACTGAGATCAACAAACGATTGGGGCCAATTGATATTTTAATAAATGGTGCTGGTGGAAACAGCCCGCAGGCAACAACAAAAGTAGAGACCATAACCGAGGACAACATTGATAACCTTGAGGATACCTTTTATGGTTTGGAGATGGAAGGTTTCGATAAGGTTTTTGCCCTGAATTTTAAAGGGACATTGCTACCAACAATGGTTTTTACCCGCGATATGCTTGAAAATAGAAAAGGTGTTGTGCTCAATGTTTCATCGATGAACTCGTACAAACCACTGACCAAGATTCCGGCTTACTCGGCCGCAAAAGCGTCTATCAATAATTTTACAGAGTGGCTGTCGGTGCATCTTGCAAAAGTTGGAATTCGGGTAAATGCTATTGCCCCCGGTTTTTTTATCACCCACCAGAACCGCTTTTTGGTAATGGATGAAAAAACAGGCAACTACTCTCCTCGCGGACAAAAAATTGTTGACAATACACCAATGGGGAAATTTGGGGAACCTGAAGATCTTCAGGGCGCAACACTTTTCCTGATCTCTGACGTTTCAAACTTTATTACCGGAATTGTTATCCCGGTTGACGGTGGATACAGTGCATTTGGTGGCGTTTAG
- a CDS encoding LacI family DNA-binding transcriptional regulator produces MRSAIELNKQIRIKDIAERAKVSIGTVDRVLHNRGEVAEATKKKILEIVKELNYQPNILASTLASKKSATFATLLPQPPARDGYWTKPIKGIKKRISELPQYGLQIESFTFNQADSKSFVEEANKVLAMKPDGVVLAPFFKKEAAIFIEKLKELEIPFVFIDSNIKDVGQLSYIGQNSYQSGLVSGKLLDLMLNDGNILVIHFAKEMDNQNHLVQREKGIHDWFKQKKDNNHDLFTIEIPDTNSDKWMQKVEKNISEKNIKGILVTNSKVFYVGRLLKKLNIKDIKVIGHDLIKENIKYLKEDLVQFLICQRPEEQGYNSVNKLFRSIVQKREIQDESYTPIDIVTKENVDYYKEFK; encoded by the coding sequence ATCAGAAGCGCTATCGAACTAAATAAACAAATACGAATTAAGGATATTGCCGAAAGAGCAAAGGTCTCGATTGGCACTGTCGACAGGGTTTTGCATAACCGTGGGGAGGTTGCAGAAGCAACCAAAAAGAAAATTCTTGAAATTGTTAAAGAATTAAACTACCAGCCCAATATTTTGGCAAGTACGCTTGCTTCAAAAAAATCGGCCACATTTGCAACGCTTCTCCCCCAACCTCCGGCAAGAGATGGATATTGGACAAAACCGATTAAAGGTATAAAAAAACGTATTTCAGAGTTGCCGCAATACGGGTTACAAATTGAGTCGTTTACCTTTAACCAGGCCGATTCAAAAAGTTTTGTCGAAGAAGCAAATAAAGTGCTTGCCATGAAACCTGATGGCGTTGTGTTGGCTCCCTTTTTCAAAAAAGAGGCTGCCATTTTTATCGAAAAGTTAAAAGAACTGGAAATTCCTTTTGTTTTTATCGATTCGAATATTAAGGATGTTGGACAGCTCAGTTATATCGGACAGAATTCTTATCAAAGTGGGTTGGTGTCGGGAAAATTACTCGACCTGATGTTGAACGACGGAAATATTCTTGTTATTCATTTTGCAAAAGAAATGGATAATCAGAACCACCTGGTGCAGCGCGAAAAGGGAATCCACGACTGGTTTAAACAAAAAAAAGACAACAACCACGACCTGTTCACCATTGAAATTCCGGATACCAATTCGGATAAATGGATGCAAAAAGTAGAAAAAAATATTTCGGAGAAGAATATTAAAGGAATTTTGGTCACCAACTCGAAAGTGTTTTATGTGGGCCGCTTACTGAAAAAACTAAATATCAAAGACATTAAAGTAATCGGACACGACCTCATTAAAGAAAACATTAAATACCTGAAAGAAGACCTGGTTCAATTCCTTATCTGCCAGCGCCCCGAAGAACAGGGCTACAATTCGGTGAACAAACTGTTCAGAAGCATCGTTCAAAAACGTGAAATACAAGACGAAAGTTACACCCCCATTGACATTGTTACCAAAGAAAATGTTGATTATTACAAAGAATTTAAATAG
- a CDS encoding 2-oxo acid dehydrogenase subunit E2, producing MEQIDYNSDWRKVASTIYKKPTDSKIYGMVELDVTDIEKYIAKKRKEGLKTTLTYIITLIIGRAIRNEVPELNTFVKGSKIAQRKQVDGVVSVLLAGGEMGSVKVENADQRTIQEVTDEIAEHIRQSRQGNERDEMQSKNMLARVPWPFRKWLFRLYRVLTIDWGISLPGIGLDSNSFGSYVVSNIGTVGLDTGYGSLLPSSNVSLVMILGSVQNKPAVVNGEIVPRRIMLLSATLDHRVVDGSHGGRLFRHIKFLLKNPHLLEEKPDENLAKF from the coding sequence ATGGAGCAAATTGATTATAATTCAGACTGGCGCAAAGTAGCGTCAACTATTTACAAAAAACCTACCGATTCCAAAATTTATGGAATGGTAGAGTTGGATGTTACCGATATTGAAAAATACATTGCCAAAAAGAGAAAGGAAGGCTTAAAAACTACCCTTACTTATATTATCACACTTATTATTGGAAGGGCAATCAGAAACGAAGTACCAGAACTGAATACGTTTGTAAAGGGCTCAAAAATTGCCCAACGCAAACAGGTTGATGGTGTAGTTAGTGTTTTACTGGCCGGAGGAGAAATGGGCTCAGTAAAAGTTGAAAATGCCGATCAGCGCACCATTCAGGAAGTTACCGACGAAATTGCAGAACATATCCGCCAGTCGCGACAAGGAAACGAACGCGACGAAATGCAATCGAAAAATATGCTGGCGCGGGTTCCGTGGCCTTTCCGCAAGTGGTTATTCCGCCTGTATCGTGTACTTACTATCGATTGGGGAATTTCGTTACCGGGAATCGGTCTCGATTCAAACAGTTTTGGTTCATACGTGGTTTCAAATATTGGGACCGTTGGACTCGATACCGGTTATGGTTCGTTACTTCCATCGTCGAATGTATCACTGGTAATGATACTGGGATCCGTTCAGAATAAACCTGCAGTTGTTAACGGGGAAATCGTTCCGCGCCGAATCATGTTACTATCTGCCACGCTCGACCATCGTGTTGTTGACGGCTCGCATGGAGGACGCCTGTTCCGACACATTAAATTCCTGTTGAAAAATCCACATCTGCTGGAAGAAAAGCCCGACGAAAACCTGGCTAAATTTTAA
- a CDS encoding RNA polymerase sigma-70 factor — MKLNLESILFRKFKEGDYSAFNEIFSKYYQPLFLFTRKFVEEDLAKDFVQDCFYELWKNRKRIELKTTLSAYLFSIVKNRCYKYFEKEKFRAGKQSEIEFQLKQEEINYFLHSEKSILEFEIRDRIQNTLEKLPPKCAEIFHDSRFNGLTNKEIAHKYDLSVKTVEKHISKALKIFHEEFKDFNISYYLLILKNN; from the coding sequence ATGAAACTCAATCTTGAATCTATATTATTCAGGAAATTTAAAGAAGGTGATTATTCGGCCTTCAACGAGATATTCTCAAAGTACTACCAACCGCTTTTCCTTTTTACCCGAAAATTTGTTGAAGAGGACCTTGCGAAGGACTTTGTGCAGGATTGTTTTTACGAGCTTTGGAAAAACAGGAAACGAATCGAATTAAAAACTACTTTGTCGGCTTATCTTTTTTCAATAGTAAAAAATCGTTGCTATAAATATTTCGAGAAAGAAAAATTCAGGGCAGGAAAACAGAGCGAGATCGAATTTCAGTTAAAACAAGAAGAAATAAATTATTTCCTACATTCTGAAAAAAGTATTCTTGAGTTTGAAATCAGGGACCGTATTCAAAACACATTAGAAAAGTTACCTCCAAAATGTGCTGAAATATTTCATGATAGTCGTTTTAATGGCTTGACAAACAAAGAGATTGCACATAAGTACGACCTGTCGGTAAAGACGGTTGAAAAACACATATCGAAAGCCCTTAAAATCTTTCACGAAGAATTTAAAGACTTCAATATTTCCTATTATCTGCTGATTCTTAAAAATAATTAG